In Vanrija pseudolonga chromosome 4, complete sequence, a single window of DNA contains:
- the SENP6_1 gene encoding Sentrin-specific protease 6, with product MEYQATHSQSPPKPSLVNGLELPDPGSSMSTPRPNASRRLLGIEIGAAADREDNERKRKDRKANDRRLSGLSSPYTPGRNTLNGAPSSSGGQRHDRSTHGRELNPAQQRSGGSRQHVHSSPTRGNWSPDEEIGWRPPQGRGQLGQPPDPPPAKRAKVTQQKLDNSFGRTSSSRERVRDLPEGSEILEVPSSEDEGAVKRNPGFPSAPGPSRSHTASRSGSPQKSSPTKKPPGPHRLASLTPDAESAPYPVLDDDDDYEEEEEEKEEEKLESIEQFSSSAETIPPKMKPSATRPVPGASKLHVTIEKRKAPMRKKDGSVQEPAPSTVAKPKKAVPKASQDPFSYFSAKAQRCFSGDRPIRDVYISLKRGYNFFSLYGKPAPETQDVKEEIPLNDIKEVHWCLDPPMMWVTLAAGSGSSQFESLGGGEPTRGMVLQDNTDSRDFLQMLTKMLPADTKAHRLAPSLQENLDYMFEKLDGLDRSDGPSLRNRPNARAGPSGKNTPSQMAYRASEMRRQSLQKVLSRPPVDANGRKPRSGSEEYQAPMTSDRRKGKGRADDHTQTKLDFHTPVATRRSTRAARRLERVDDPSDSDEPLETDPPPRAKTPRIDRNDVLFGWPLQGRSDVQVTKGDKYRLVEGDFLNDTFLDFGLRYTLHEQAITQGTRDKVHMFNSFFYDKLSKKDKGFKATDEEWPAYDSVKKWTKTANIFEKDFIIVPINESLHWFLAVIYNPRGILKKREPQPESEPARPATTRPATRRSAKLGGDNQAIARQSSSRSSHHQPPDSPKPADSDDPLNVIDQSFGENADIEKVSSQVDKMSISRNPTPEIPSPRPIQSFVLEMFHEQDKLFQKQDKSPRRGSEVEPTASSPPKGPAKKPRREDFDIVADDKTYVILLDSLGGTHKAVGNNLKRWLQYEAHDKLPATEVPSLDEMSEAVYIDAKVIEQPNSSDCGVFLIHYVSCLLEDPRSVLQFIGKGPPHRTEVDEPYNAELDVVWKRSATERLRDTWAETLDNLTATWNSLHDIPAPAQGMDESTTSVTALGSCIEPWQAAAHSPALSGDGLQGASQRPAILSPSPPASPSTASRQLATSKPSVPSHLSPDNRSKVSPVPSPTGGISNGETGTSGSSSPLYRPVDLEPQQAPTPRSKRPVVEVELRAPGDFPRPTHPLSSSSTPGPSSRNTESRGGTTPIHHALEVGALPRMIATAETSRKNPRDSAETRGRNTPSVAGSASDKENAEGKENQRQRNAVSPDSTLDSSAGSPQPRDRRDGPKSLGTRIAAASKLQRTDPAPTRMNHSSASSKRTSASTKPSSDGPQPKRRKPTQAQKNDTGMTAARAISIDSDSGGEH from the exons ATGGAGTATCAGGCCACTCACTCCCAATCACCACCCAAACCGTCACTTGTgaatggcctcgagcttccCGATCCTGGTTCATCAAtgtccacgccgcgcccgaaTGCGAGCCGGAGGCTGCTTGGAATCGAGAT AGGCGCAGCTGCCGACCGCGAGGATaacgagcgcaagcgcaaggatAGGAAGGCCAATGAC CGGAGGCTCAGCGGGCTTTCTTCTCCTTACACACCCGGACGCAACACTCTGAATGGCGCACCATCGAGCTCCGGCGGTCAACGGCATGACCGGTCTACTCATGGCCGTGAGCTTAACCCTGCGCAACAGAGGTCTGGAGGTTCACGTCAACACGTCCACTCATCACCGACACGCGGAAATTGGTCCCCAGACGAGGAAATCGGTTGGAGGCCACCACAAGGGCGTGGTCAGCTTGGCCAGCCACCAGACCCTCCTCCGGCCAAGCGAGCGAAAGTTACTCAGCAAAAGCTCGACAACTCGTTCGGCCGCACGTCGTCTTCCCGCGAACGTGTGCGCGATCTCCCAGAAGGGTCAGAGATCCTGGAGGTTCCATCTTCAGAAGACGAGGGCGCCGTGAAACGGAATCCTGGCTTCCCAAGCGCACCAGGACCGAGCCGCAGTCATACGGCGAGTCGAAGCGGTTCCCCTCAAAAGTCAAGCCCGACCAAGAAGCCGCCAGGCCCTCATCGCCTGGCCTCCCTTACCCCGGACGCCGAATCGGCCCCTTAtcccgtcctcgacgacgacgacgactacgaggaggaggaggaggagaaggaggaggaaaAGCTCGAGTCGATCGAGCAGTTCTCGTCGTCTGCCGAGACTATCCCTCCAAAGATGAAACCCAGCGCCACGAGGCCCGTCCCGGGCGCATCAAAGCTTCATGTCACCATAGAGAAGCGAAAAGCCCCTATGAGGAAGAAAGATGGCTCTGTTCAAGAGCCAGCGCCGTCCACG GTCGCCAAGCCGAAAAAGGCCGTGCCCAAAGCCTCGCAAGACCCATTCTCTTACTTCTCTGCCAAAGCACAACGCTGCTTCAGTGGTGATCGACCAATACGAGACGTTTACATTTCTCTCAAACGTGGATATAACTTCTTCTCTCTTTACGGAAAACCTGCTCCAGAAACACAGGATGTCAAGGAGGAGATACCCTTGAACGACATCAAGGAAGTGCAT TGGTGCCTCGATCCTCCGATGATGTGGGTGACTCTGGCTGCTGGATCAGGTTCATCGCAATTTGAATCATTGGGTGGAG GTGAGCCGACACGAGGCATGGTCCTGCAAGACAATACCGACAGCCGGGACTTCCTTCAAATGCTCACCAAGATGTTGCCGGCCGACACAAAAGCGCACCGTCTCGC TCCAAGTCTACAGGAGAATCTGGATTACATGTTCGAAAAGCTCGACGGCTTGGACCGCTCCGATGGGCCCAGCCTGAGGAATAGGCCCAATGCCagggctgggccgagcggGAAGAATACTCCTAGCCAGATGGCATATCGAGCCTCCGAAATGCGGCGTCAGTCACTGCAGAAGGTGTTAAGTCGTCCGCCTGTCGACGCGAATGGCCGCAAGCCCCGGAGCGGTTCTGAGGAATACCAGGCGCCAATGACCTCAGACAGGCGGAAAGGCAAAGGCCGAGCAGACGACCACACGCAAACCAAACTGGATTT CCATACCCCTGTCGCAACTCGACGAAGCACACGAGCGGCCCGCCGGCTGGAGCGTGTAGACGACCCATCAGATTCTGATGAGCCTCTCGAGACCGACCCCCCTCCTCGTGCAAAGACTCCACGCATCGACCGGAATGATGT CCTCTTCGGGTGGCCATTGCAAGGCCGAAGCGACGTCCAAGTGACCAAGGGCGACAAGTACCGTCTCGTCGAAGGTGACTTCCTCAACGATACCTTCCTCGACTTTGGGCTTAGGTACACCCTCCACGAGCAGGCGATCACCCAAGGCACCCGTGACAAGGTCCACATGTTCAACTCATTCTTCTACGATAAACTTTCAAAGAAGGACAAGGG ATTCAAGGCAACAGACGAAGAGTGGCCTGCATATGACTCTGTGAAGAAGTGGACCAAGACTGCAAACATCTTTGAGAAGGACTTTATCATCGTGCCCATCAACGAGTCATTGCACTGgttcctcgccgtcatctACAACCCTCGCGGGATTCTGAAGAAGCGTGAGCCGCAACCAGAGTCTGAACCAGCGCGTCCAGCGACTACTCGTCCGGCTACGCGAAGATCAGCAAAGCTCGGAGGGGACAATCAGGCGATCGCACGGCAATCGTCATCCAGGTCTTCGCACCATCAGCCTCCTGATTCACCGAAGCCGGCCGATTCGGACGACCCGCTAAACGTCATTGACCAATCATTCGGGGAGAACGCGGATATCGAAAAGGTGTCGAGTCAAGTCGACAAGATGTCCATCAGTCGCAATCCGACGCCTGAGATCCCTTCACCCAGGCCGATCCAGTCATTCGTGTTAGAGATGTTCCACGAGCAGGACAAGTTGTTCCAAAAGCAGGACAAATCGCCACGTCGAGGCTCAGAGGTAGAGCCAACTGCCTCGTCACCCCCCAAGGGGCCTGCAAAAAAGCCAAGGCGTGAAGACTTCGACATTGTAGCGGATGACAA AACCTACGTCATCCTactcgactcgctcggcggAACCCACAAGGCAGTTGGCAACAACCTTAAGCGTTGGCTTCAGTACGAAGCGCATGACAAGCTACCAGCGACAGAGGTTCCCAGCCTGGACGAAATGTCCGAGGCGGTGTACATTGACGCCAAAGTCATTGAGCAGCCCAACTCATCCGATTGCGGAGTATTCCTCATCCACTATGTCAGCTGCCTCCTCGAGGATCCACGAAGTGTGCTTCAGTTCATCGGA AAGGGACCGCCACACCGAACAGAAGTGGATGAGCCCTATAACGCTGAGCTCGACGTGGTGTGGAAGCGCTCTGCCACGGAGCGACTTCGTGACACTTGGGCGGAAACTCTCGACAACCTCACGGCGACGTGGAACAGCTTGCATGACATCCCAGCGCCTGCACAAGGGATGGATGAGTCAACCACATCGGTCACTGCTCTGGGGAGCTGTATCGAACCATGGCAAGCCGCAGCTCATTCGCCTGCTCTGTCGGGCGATGGCCTCCAGGGAGCGAGCCAAAGGCCAGCCATTCtctcgccgtcaccacctGCTAGCCCCTCGACAGCGTCTAGGCAACTCGCGACATCCAAGCCTTCTGTGCCTTCCCACCTTTCCCCCGACAACCGCTCCAAGGTGTCACCAGTACCTAGTCCGACCGGAGGCATCTCCAACGGCGAGACAGGCACCAGTGGTTCTTCCTCGCCGTTGTACAGGCCGGTGGACCTGGAGCCGCAGCAAGCCCCCACACCCCGCTCAAAACGCCCCGTCGTCGAAGTGGAACTACGTGCCCCTGGTGATTTCCCTCGCCCCACGCACCCACTGTCGTCTTCGTCTACTCCTGGGCCGTCTAGCCGCAACACTGAAAGCCGGGGTGGAACTACACCAATTCATCATGCCCTTGAGGTGGGTGCACTCCCGCGCATGATCGCGACAGCGGAGACTTCTCGTAAGAACCCGCGGGACTCGGCCGAGACGCGCGGGCGTAACACGCCTTCTGTCGCAGGCAGTGCGTCGGACAAGGAAAACGCCGAAGGCAAGGAgaaccagcgccagcgcaatGCCGTGTCTCCTGACAGCACCTTGGATAGCTCCGCAGGCTCACCCCAGCCTCGGGACCGCAGGGATGGGCCAAAGTCGCTGGGGACGCGCATAGCCGCTGCTTCAAAGCTCCAACGAACGGATCCGGCCCCAACGAGGATGAACCATTCATCTGCATCCTCCAAGCGGACGTCCGCATCCACCAAGCCGTCGTCCGACGGGCCCCAGCCAAAGCGGCGAAAACCGACACAGGCACAGAAGAATGACACGGGGATGACTGCAGCTCGGGCGATCAGCATTGATTCAGactcgggcggcgagcactAG
- the SENP6_1 gene encoding Sentrin-specific protease 6, translated as MEYQATHSQSPPKPSLVNGLELPDPGSSMSTPRPNASRRLLGIEIGAAADREDNERKRKDRKANDRRLSGLSSPYTPGRNTLNGAPSSSGGQRHDRSTHGRELNPAQQRSGGSRQHVHSSPTRGNWSPDEEIGWRPPQGRGQLGQPPDPPPAKRAKVTQQKLDNSFGRTSSSRERVRDLPEGSEILEVPSSEDEGAVKRNPGFPSAPGPSRSHTASRSGSPQKSSPTKKPPGPHRLASLTPDAESAPYPVLDDDDDYEEEEEEKEEEKLESIEQFSSSAETIPPKMKPSATRPVPGASKLHVTIEKRKAPMRKKDGSVQEPAPSTVAKPKKAVPKASQDPFSYFSAKAQRCFSGDRPIRDVYISLKRGYNFFSLYGKPAPETQDVKEEIPLNDIKEVHWCLDPPMMWVTLAAGSGSSQFESLGGGEPTRGMVLQDNTDSRDFLQMLTKMLPADTKAHRLAYVLPVFSADGSPSLQENLDYMFEKLDGLDRSDGPSLRNRPNARAGPSGKNTPSQMAYRASEMRRQSLQKVLSRPPVDANGRKPRSGSEEYQAPMTSDRRKGKGRADDHTQTKLDFHTPVATRRSTRAARRLERVDDPSDSDEPLETDPPPRAKTPRIDRNDVLFGWPLQGRSDVQVTKGDKYRLVEGDFLNDTFLDFGLRYTLHEQAITQGTRDKVHMFNSFFYDKLSKKDKGFKATDEEWPAYDSVKKWTKTANIFEKDFIIVPINESLHWFLAVIYNPRGILKKREPQPESEPARPATTRPATRRSAKLGGDNQAIARQSSSRSSHHQPPDSPKPADSDDPLNVIDQSFGENADIEKVSSQVDKMSISRNPTPEIPSPRPIQSFVLEMFHEQDKLFQKQDKSPRRGSEVEPTASSPPKGPAKKPRREDFDIVADDKTYVILLDSLGGTHKAVGNNLKRWLQYEAHDKLPATEVPSLDEMSEAVYIDAKVIEQPNSSDCGVFLIHYVSCLLEDPRSVLQFIGKGPPHRTEVDEPYNAELDVVWKRSATERLRDTWAETLDNLTATWNSLHDIPAPAQGMDESTTSVTALGSCIEPWQAAAHSPALSGDGLQGASQRPAILSPSPPASPSTASRQLATSKPSVPSHLSPDNRSKVSPVPSPTGGISNGETGTSGSSSPLYRPVDLEPQQAPTPRSKRPVVEVELRAPGDFPRPTHPLSSSSTPGPSSRNTESRGGTTPIHHALEVGALPRMIATAETSRKNPRDSAETRGRNTPSVAGSASDKENAEGKENQRQRNAVSPDSTLDSSAGSPQPRDRRDGPKSLGTRIAAASKLQRTDPAPTRMNHSSASSKRTSASTKPSSDGPQPKRRKPTQAQKNDTGMTAARAISIDSDSGGEH; from the exons ATGGAGTATCAGGCCACTCACTCCCAATCACCACCCAAACCGTCACTTGTgaatggcctcgagcttccCGATCCTGGTTCATCAAtgtccacgccgcgcccgaaTGCGAGCCGGAGGCTGCTTGGAATCGAGAT AGGCGCAGCTGCCGACCGCGAGGATaacgagcgcaagcgcaaggatAGGAAGGCCAATGAC CGGAGGCTCAGCGGGCTTTCTTCTCCTTACACACCCGGACGCAACACTCTGAATGGCGCACCATCGAGCTCCGGCGGTCAACGGCATGACCGGTCTACTCATGGCCGTGAGCTTAACCCTGCGCAACAGAGGTCTGGAGGTTCACGTCAACACGTCCACTCATCACCGACACGCGGAAATTGGTCCCCAGACGAGGAAATCGGTTGGAGGCCACCACAAGGGCGTGGTCAGCTTGGCCAGCCACCAGACCCTCCTCCGGCCAAGCGAGCGAAAGTTACTCAGCAAAAGCTCGACAACTCGTTCGGCCGCACGTCGTCTTCCCGCGAACGTGTGCGCGATCTCCCAGAAGGGTCAGAGATCCTGGAGGTTCCATCTTCAGAAGACGAGGGCGCCGTGAAACGGAATCCTGGCTTCCCAAGCGCACCAGGACCGAGCCGCAGTCATACGGCGAGTCGAAGCGGTTCCCCTCAAAAGTCAAGCCCGACCAAGAAGCCGCCAGGCCCTCATCGCCTGGCCTCCCTTACCCCGGACGCCGAATCGGCCCCTTAtcccgtcctcgacgacgacgacgactacgaggaggaggaggaggagaaggaggaggaaaAGCTCGAGTCGATCGAGCAGTTCTCGTCGTCTGCCGAGACTATCCCTCCAAAGATGAAACCCAGCGCCACGAGGCCCGTCCCGGGCGCATCAAAGCTTCATGTCACCATAGAGAAGCGAAAAGCCCCTATGAGGAAGAAAGATGGCTCTGTTCAAGAGCCAGCGCCGTCCACG GTCGCCAAGCCGAAAAAGGCCGTGCCCAAAGCCTCGCAAGACCCATTCTCTTACTTCTCTGCCAAAGCACAACGCTGCTTCAGTGGTGATCGACCAATACGAGACGTTTACATTTCTCTCAAACGTGGATATAACTTCTTCTCTCTTTACGGAAAACCTGCTCCAGAAACACAGGATGTCAAGGAGGAGATACCCTTGAACGACATCAAGGAAGTGCAT TGGTGCCTCGATCCTCCGATGATGTGGGTGACTCTGGCTGCTGGATCAGGTTCATCGCAATTTGAATCATTGGGTGGAG GTGAGCCGACACGAGGCATGGTCCTGCAAGACAATACCGACAGCCGGGACTTCCTTCAAATGCTCACCAAGATGTTGCCGGCCGACACAAAAGCGCACCGTCTCGCGTACGTGCTCCCTGTGTTCTCAGCTGATGGCAGTCCAAGTCTACAGGAGAATCTGGATTACATGTTCGAAAAGCTCGACGGCTTGGACCGCTCCGATGGGCCCAGCCTGAGGAATAGGCCCAATGCCagggctgggccgagcggGAAGAATACTCCTAGCCAGATGGCATATCGAGCCTCCGAAATGCGGCGTCAGTCACTGCAGAAGGTGTTAAGTCGTCCGCCTGTCGACGCGAATGGCCGCAAGCCCCGGAGCGGTTCTGAGGAATACCAGGCGCCAATGACCTCAGACAGGCGGAAAGGCAAAGGCCGAGCAGACGACCACACGCAAACCAAACTGGATTT CCATACCCCTGTCGCAACTCGACGAAGCACACGAGCGGCCCGCCGGCTGGAGCGTGTAGACGACCCATCAGATTCTGATGAGCCTCTCGAGACCGACCCCCCTCCTCGTGCAAAGACTCCACGCATCGACCGGAATGATGT CCTCTTCGGGTGGCCATTGCAAGGCCGAAGCGACGTCCAAGTGACCAAGGGCGACAAGTACCGTCTCGTCGAAGGTGACTTCCTCAACGATACCTTCCTCGACTTTGGGCTTAGGTACACCCTCCACGAGCAGGCGATCACCCAAGGCACCCGTGACAAGGTCCACATGTTCAACTCATTCTTCTACGATAAACTTTCAAAGAAGGACAAGGG ATTCAAGGCAACAGACGAAGAGTGGCCTGCATATGACTCTGTGAAGAAGTGGACCAAGACTGCAAACATCTTTGAGAAGGACTTTATCATCGTGCCCATCAACGAGTCATTGCACTGgttcctcgccgtcatctACAACCCTCGCGGGATTCTGAAGAAGCGTGAGCCGCAACCAGAGTCTGAACCAGCGCGTCCAGCGACTACTCGTCCGGCTACGCGAAGATCAGCAAAGCTCGGAGGGGACAATCAGGCGATCGCACGGCAATCGTCATCCAGGTCTTCGCACCATCAGCCTCCTGATTCACCGAAGCCGGCCGATTCGGACGACCCGCTAAACGTCATTGACCAATCATTCGGGGAGAACGCGGATATCGAAAAGGTGTCGAGTCAAGTCGACAAGATGTCCATCAGTCGCAATCCGACGCCTGAGATCCCTTCACCCAGGCCGATCCAGTCATTCGTGTTAGAGATGTTCCACGAGCAGGACAAGTTGTTCCAAAAGCAGGACAAATCGCCACGTCGAGGCTCAGAGGTAGAGCCAACTGCCTCGTCACCCCCCAAGGGGCCTGCAAAAAAGCCAAGGCGTGAAGACTTCGACATTGTAGCGGATGACAA AACCTACGTCATCCTactcgactcgctcggcggAACCCACAAGGCAGTTGGCAACAACCTTAAGCGTTGGCTTCAGTACGAAGCGCATGACAAGCTACCAGCGACAGAGGTTCCCAGCCTGGACGAAATGTCCGAGGCGGTGTACATTGACGCCAAAGTCATTGAGCAGCCCAACTCATCCGATTGCGGAGTATTCCTCATCCACTATGTCAGCTGCCTCCTCGAGGATCCACGAAGTGTGCTTCAGTTCATCGGA AAGGGACCGCCACACCGAACAGAAGTGGATGAGCCCTATAACGCTGAGCTCGACGTGGTGTGGAAGCGCTCTGCCACGGAGCGACTTCGTGACACTTGGGCGGAAACTCTCGACAACCTCACGGCGACGTGGAACAGCTTGCATGACATCCCAGCGCCTGCACAAGGGATGGATGAGTCAACCACATCGGTCACTGCTCTGGGGAGCTGTATCGAACCATGGCAAGCCGCAGCTCATTCGCCTGCTCTGTCGGGCGATGGCCTCCAGGGAGCGAGCCAAAGGCCAGCCATTCtctcgccgtcaccacctGCTAGCCCCTCGACAGCGTCTAGGCAACTCGCGACATCCAAGCCTTCTGTGCCTTCCCACCTTTCCCCCGACAACCGCTCCAAGGTGTCACCAGTACCTAGTCCGACCGGAGGCATCTCCAACGGCGAGACAGGCACCAGTGGTTCTTCCTCGCCGTTGTACAGGCCGGTGGACCTGGAGCCGCAGCAAGCCCCCACACCCCGCTCAAAACGCCCCGTCGTCGAAGTGGAACTACGTGCCCCTGGTGATTTCCCTCGCCCCACGCACCCACTGTCGTCTTCGTCTACTCCTGGGCCGTCTAGCCGCAACACTGAAAGCCGGGGTGGAACTACACCAATTCATCATGCCCTTGAGGTGGGTGCACTCCCGCGCATGATCGCGACAGCGGAGACTTCTCGTAAGAACCCGCGGGACTCGGCCGAGACGCGCGGGCGTAACACGCCTTCTGTCGCAGGCAGTGCGTCGGACAAGGAAAACGCCGAAGGCAAGGAgaaccagcgccagcgcaatGCCGTGTCTCCTGACAGCACCTTGGATAGCTCCGCAGGCTCACCCCAGCCTCGGGACCGCAGGGATGGGCCAAAGTCGCTGGGGACGCGCATAGCCGCTGCTTCAAAGCTCCAACGAACGGATCCGGCCCCAACGAGGATGAACCATTCATCTGCATCCTCCAAGCGGACGTCCGCATCCACCAAGCCGTCGTCCGACGGGCCCCAGCCAAAGCGGCGAAAACCGACACAGGCACAGAAGAATGACACGGGGATGACTGCAGCTCGGGCGATCAGCATTGATTCAGactcgggcggcgagcactAG
- the Wrap53 gene encoding Telomerase Cajal body protein 1, whose protein sequence is MAQGAEAEMASQWPTAPLYNFSSAPRPKATIAAASLSSAIFFRNARWTPDCTAVLTTAEDHVVRVLGADLSPSLESRQPDAVHAAVWHPAASASTPEAFCFAASVRDTPVRLVDAADGRIRASYPIVDHRERFIAPHSLAFNVGADKLYCGFENAIEVVDVASPGYDNHERLKTNVTRRDKGGQKGIISALSFSQHNVGTYAAGSFNGSVVLYDEDTGARAAAHLDGVVGGGVTQLAYHPLDGNTLFVASRRSNALQVFDLRDTSAPVARLERSANTNQRIEFGLDPWGRYLASGDENGTLRVWDISDGAFTLLLEDKLHEDALHSVQLHPYKPLVLTAAGSRAYLQNTVDDASSDEFDSDSESDGGDDELLAPTTQRKPPDTRLVVWDFE, encoded by the exons ATGGCGcaaggcgccgaggccgagatggcATCACAATGGCCCACAGCGCCATTGTACAACTTCAGTTCGGCCCCAAGACCAAAGGCAACAATAGCAGCAGCGAGCCTGTCCAGCGCCATCTTCTTCCGCAACGCGAGATG GACGCCAGACTGCACCGCAGTGCTCACGACAGCCGAGGACcacgtcgtgcgcgtgctcggcgcggacctGTCGCCGTCCCTCGAATCGCGTCAGCCCGACGCGGTCCACGCTGCGGTGTGGCACcctgccgcgtcggcgagcacgcccgaGGCGTTCTGTTTCGCCGCCAGCGTGCGCGACACGCcggtgcgcctcgtcgacgcggcggacgggAGAATACGCGCATCATACCCCATCGTGGACCACCGCGAGCGGTTCATCGCGCCGCACAGCCTGGCATTCAACGTCGGCGCGGACAA gctCTACTGCGGCTTTGAGAACGCgatcgaggtcgtcgacgtcgcgagcCCGGGGTACGACAACCACGAGCGGCTCAAGACGAACGTCACGCGCCGGGACAAGGGCGGGCAGAAGGGCATCATCTCGGCGCTCAGTTTCAGCCAGCACAACGTCGGCACGtacgccgccggctcgtTCAACGGCTCGGTGGTGCtgtacgacgaggacacgggcgcgcgggcggctgCACACCTGGACGGGGTGGTAGGCGGCGGGGTCACCCAGCTCGCGTACCACCCCCTCGATGGCAACACGCTCTTCGTGGCCTCGCGCCGGTCGAACGCGCTCCAGGTGTTCGATCTGCGGGATACCTCCGCGCCTGTCGCGCGGCTGGAGCGCAGCGCGAACACTAACCAGCGTATTGAGTTTGGGCTAGACCCATGGGGCAGGTATCTCGcctcgggcgacgag AATGGCACATTGCGCGTCTGGGATATCTCGGATGGCGCCTTCACActcctgctcgaggacaagctACACGAAG ATGCCCTACACTCGGTCCAGCTCCACCCCTACAAACCGCTGGTCCTCACAGCCGCGGGGTCGCGAGCATACCTCCAAAACACAGTCGACGATGCGTCCAGCGACGAGttcgactcggactcggaaAGCGACGGaggtgacgacgagcttctcgcccCCACCACGCAGCGCAAACCACCAGACACACGCCTCGTGGTCTGGGACTTTGAATGA
- the ALG2 gene encoding Alpha-1,3/1,6-mannosyltransferase ALG2, translating to MADFKKLRIGFVHPDLGIGGAERLVVDAAVALKQMGHDVVMFTSRHDPARCFEETRDGTLPVHVLASRIPQRLHPKVPMTIVFSILRSIALSFLVFFSHILPPPVGILNPLAPLDKFDVFIVDQQSVCVPFLRALTGSPVVFYCHFPDKLLSGGWVIDSSSSPGNVSLSRQNASLLKKLYRWPIDRLEEWTTGQSDVILSNSQFTSQVYASAFKSLAKRTPKVVYPAIDVAAYQKAAPESGDGVEQVADERLTLVSFNRFEAKKNVALAIESFAKVKKEGLVTKSIARDLRLVVGGGYDDALADNRDTLVKLQKMCDTLGLSHYTLTSQTASPAPKGIDVLFVLNFSTAQRSALLLAESTVALLYTPAHEHFGIVPIEAMACGLPVLAANSGGPTETVVDFASKDEPPTGFLREPTAEEWAPAIADLVTLSSADRAKVSENGKKRVQDHFSSESLGRDLDSACRQASRFDPHTLIGDKLIAYGLTLVIAALIGLYVAVKWGGFELPDMTPPADE from the exons ATGGCAGACTTCAAGAAGCTGCGTATCGGCTTTGTGCACCCAGACTTGGGCATCG GCGGTgctgagcgcctcgtcgtcgacgcggccgtcgcgctcaagcAGATGGGCCACGACGTGGTCATGTTCACGTCGCGACACGACCCGGCGCGATGCTTCGAAGAGACTCGAGACG GCACCCTCCCCGTCCAtgtcctcgcctcgcgcatcCCGCAGCGCCTGCACCCCAAGGTGCCAATGACCATCGTCTTCTCGATCCTGCGCTCAATCGCCCTCAgcttcctcgtcttcttctcccacatccttcctcctcccgtCGGTATTCTTAACCCTCTCGCTCCGCTCGACAAGTTCGATGTGTTCATCGTCGACCAGCAGTCGGTGTGCGTGCCCTTCCTCCGCGCGCTGACGGGTTCACCGGTCGTCTTCTACTGCCACTTCCCCGACAAGCTCCTCTCCGGCGGCTGGGTTATCGACTCGTCTTCGTCCCCAGGCAATGTGTCGCTGTCGCGCCAGAACGCTTCGCTGCTCAAGAAGCTGTACCGCTGGCCTATTGACCGCCTGGAGGAGTGGACGACAG gccaATCGGACGTGATCCTCTCCAACTCACAATTCACGTCGCAGGTGTATGCGTCGGCGTTCAAATCACTCGCCAAGCGCACACCAAAGGTTGTGTACCCCGCTATCGATGTCGCTGCGTATCAGAAGGCTGCGCCAGAGTCGGGGGATggtgtcgagcaggtcgcaGA TGAGCGTCTCACTCTCGTTTCGTTCAACCGCTTCGAGGCAAAGAAGAACGTCGCTTTGGCGATCGAGTCGTTTGCTAAGGTGAAGAAGGAGGGACTTGTCACCAAGTCGATCGCGCGGGatctccgcctcgtcgttggAGGTGGATACGATGACGCGCTGGCAGACAATCGCGATACTCTCGTCAAGCTTCAGAAGATGTGTGACACCCTCGGCCTCTCGCACTACACCCTCACGTCGCAGACCGCGTCGCCAGCACCCAAGGGCATCGACGTGCTTTTCGTGCTCAACTtctcgacggcgcagcgctccgccctcctcctcgcggagTCGACGGTCGCCCTGCTCTATACCCCGGCACACGAGCACTTTGGCATCGTGCCCATCGAGGCCATGGCCTGCGGCCTGCCCGTCCTCGCAGCGAACAGCGGCGGGCCCACCGAGACTGTCGTCGACTTTGCGTCCAAGGACGAGCCGCCAACAGGATTCCTCCGCGAGCCGACGGCAGAGGAGTGGGCACCTGCGATCGCTGACCTCGTCACCCTCTCCAGTGCCGACCGTGCAAAGGTGTCGGAGAACGGCAAGAAGCGGGTGCAGGACCACTTCAGCTCCGAGTCCCTCGGACGCGACCTCGACAGCGCGTGCAGGCAAGCCTCGCGCTTCGACCCACACACCCTGATCGGCGACAAGCTGATCGCTTACGGCCTGACTCTTGTCATCGCGGCCCTGATCGGCCTTTATGTTGCTGTCAAGTGGGGTGGCTTCGAGCTGCCCGAcatgacgccgccagcggaCGAGTAG